The Arabidopsis thaliana chromosome 5, partial sequence genomic interval ATGCAAATAACTATTTATAgcaaaagaaatttgaaatttctatAACTATAACTAGTAATAAAGTAGATGAGAACAAAACTTAAATGCTATGGAAAAAACTTACACCACCACTACTAACGCTCCACGTAATCATTAAAGTTAATTAGTCGCTAATCATTCGTTTTGggtatttaatattttaaagttataagttataaccgAAACAATTAACGTAGTTAATGGCTCCATTGAAAAACAGATTTAAAACTCAAACACACACAATTAACCAACTTAAGTACTGTTCAGTGACTCATCGTTTTTCGAGCCTCAGAGATtatcacaagaagaagaatccagaGTCCgccgggaaaaaaaaaaaaaaaaacaataagaagattacaaaaacaaagaattacTCCGTTCATCTTCGCTAGGTTCTGTTTCAGGTTcagtgaattttttttggttcttctcttcttccagtGTATACTTTGTTCCCTGCTCTGTATTTCatagttttcttcatttctgttccttgttttttttttttttgcgaaTTCTTCGTTTAAAGTTCGCTTTTTCTGACAAATTTATACacctttttcgtttttttctgaGACTCAAGCATTCTTTGATCTTTcgttttcttgaattttgtgttttgtagTTGAAATTGCTTCGAACTCTCTGGAACTTTAGGGTTTGAGATCGATTTTCCTAATAACGGTTCGTGTTTTTTCAATCTCGATGCTTTTACAGAAAATAACGGTTcgaatttcaaaattcaaaattttcactCTCCGTCATCTTCGTCTTTTACCATTTGTGTTATCCCTAATTGTTACAGTTTTAAGATTTAGCCCTAGTTTTACTGTGTTCACACTTGCGCCGTATAAATGCTCTTACTTTAATTGTCATTTTCAGCCATAATCTTGGAATTACATTGTGGGATCTTTCTAGATTATGTGTGAGAACATAGAAGATTAAGATAGTTTCTGAATTTGGATAGATTAGTGATTTTGTGAAACAATTGTATATATGCaggatgatgatgactcaAAGGATCTCTCCTTCTAATAAGCGTCGGAGAGTCTCTTTTGTTAGAGATTTTCCTCAATTTAGTGTTAAAGATGAAAGTGACattggtggtgatgatgttgCAACCATAAAAGAGAACTTGGATGGTAAAGAAGATAGTAACTGTGTTGGTGTCGCTTATCGCGATCACCATAGGCCTAAAGAAGAATCGTTTGATTCGATAATGAAGAAAGCTGGCTTTAATGTAGCTAATGGTAATCTTGGGAATGGAAAGTTTCCTCCATCTAAGAGGAATGTTCCTTTACCTTGTGAAGGTAAAGTGCAACCTCTTAGCGTGGAGGAAGGTATTAAACTAATGGCTTATGAAAGCCAAAGAAGACGTTGTTTTGGTAAGCCTTTGGTATCAACCAAAGTTGTGCAGAAACATAGATACTCACCtgcgaagaagaagttgagtAATGCAACTGCGTTAAGAGTAAGACACTCACCGATGAAGAAGTTGAGTAATGCATCAAGACTAAGAGCAAATGCTCATAGACCGACTCAACATAAAGATGAAAGACGGTCTGGAGTCCTCTCGGTTATACAACGAAACCGGCTTTCGAAAGATCTTACCCCACGCCAGAAGGTTCAAGAAGTGTTGCGTATTTTCACACTTGTGTTTGATGAGCTAGATCGTAACAAGGCAGCAAGAAGAGGTGGATCAGAGACTGCCAAGAGCAGGATAGATTACCAAACTTGGACTATTCTGAGGGAAATGGGGATGCAAGTTAACTCTCAAAAGAGGATTGGATCAGTCCCCGGGATCAAGGTTGGAGATAAAATTCAGTTCAAAGCAGCACTCAGTGTAATCGGTCTTCATTTTGGCATCATGAGTGGGATTGACTACATGTATAAAGGAAACAAGGAAGTAGCTACAAGCATTGTTTCATCAGAAGGTAATGATTACGGGGATAGATTCATCAACGATGTGATGATCTATTGTGGTCAAGGAGGTAATATGAGGAGCAAGGATCATAAAGCAATCAAAGATCAGAAGCTTGTTGGTGGAAATTTGGCTTTAGCTAATAGCATTAAGGAAAAGACTCCGGTGCGAGTGATCCGTGGCGAAAGACGATTGGACAACAGAGGAAAGgattatgtgtatgatggtTTATACAGGGTGGAGAAGTATTGGGAAGAGAGGGGACCTCAAGGTAACATTTTGTTCAAGTTTAAGCTTAGAAGAACTTGTCAACCTTATGTGGACTTTTGAAAGGGATAGTGTGAGATAATGAaactttagtttttggttttttggtaAGATAGTACTTACTTAGGTCCGTGACCTGTAATATCAAACCAACTATAGTGTGGTTTAGGATAACTTTTCTTTCTGACAGTAGTAGGTTCAGGATCTTGTGTTGTACAAATTGAATGATCCTTCTGATGTCTTCATAACTAATGATCCTTCTGTTTCTAAACTTCATAAATGTTACAcctttttgttaatattatattcTAATGATGTAAAGTTACTTCGCAAATCTTGGATTTCTTAGTTTCATAATCCGGTAAAGCAGAAGAACTTCAATAAGTTCCTTAAACTTGTTTTTTCAGATATGGTAATATGGGTGGAAACATGACTTTGAAACGTTTATATAGAATCCTTTCCAACATTTTAATCTAATCAGAAAAAGGCAAAATATCTAATTGGTGAGAATCCACAGCAAAATGAGAAACCTACAAGGTTTAGTCACAGACAGctaaaaaccaaaccaaattaaagaaaaaagcgCCAAAGTTTACGAAGGAAACTTAAAGCCCATTGACTTCAATATCTCAACACAGCTCTGACTTTTATCAACCTTGTCCTTGTCTTCCTTAACCTTGTCACCGGAGTTTCGAAGCAGAGCTTCAATGATTTCTTTAAAAGGtataatctcttctttctctttctctttcttcttctttcttccatcttctttccATTTCCCACCACCCCATTCGTACGACGGCTCCATCCACGGCGGCAACACTCTCCTCGCTGCTGCTTCACCGGCGACTGTTGATGTGGAACCTAATTTCTTGTCCGAAACCCTAGTTTCAATCTCTTTTGGTGGATTCAATCTCGCATCGTCAGACTCTGGTGAAGTGGGAACAGAAACCATTACGATTCCTTCTTCCGGATTCACGGGAGGAGATAAATGCCAATCTTCTAAAATCTCTGAACTCTCTGTATCTGAACGTTTCTCCATTCTAAAAAGCTTCGGAATTCGAAATCGGCGAAACTGttaaaaaggaagagactttctgcttttctgtttgatttgaCACAATTCAGTAAACTTGTTTAGTATCGGACCTTTTTGGGCTTTATGAgctctaaaattaaaatgccTTATGGActgttttgatttgaaagaTTAGAGACAATTCAGAGAACTTGTTTATTGTTGGACCTTTTTGGGCTTTAAAGGAAAATATGTTATGGGCTTTAACGGAATATACTTTATGGGAAAGATTAAAGACAATCCAGAGCATTTGTTTGATATTGGACCTTTTTGGGCTTTTAAGTTGGATCTTTTGGACCCAATtcagatttgttttataatttggGCATTCACTTCATTCACTTAATgatattgattatttttttgttaagtacagatttatcatttttttttctcagatttatcatttttaatgaCTCTTGAAATCTTGtacccaaatttttttaatagaatctTAAAATACATGACCTTATATCAGTATtagatttaaattttctttgaaaagtTGAGAAACCAATGACGGTATTAATCTATTTTGAAAACACAtggatttttttctatatatttatatatataattcattgacggtattatatatatatatatatatggtaatttgattcattcattcatttgaagtatgataaaaaaaagttgatacACCCAAATTACACTAATTAATATCATCAATACACAAcacatataataaataaatatagaaaagattTACGCTTTCAAAAACGAGAACCATATtcactattattatttttcttcaaaataaatcTCATTAGAGATTGTCATTTTTGcctatcatattcatatattgGATGAAACTCCAAAGTTATCTAATCTTGACAATGATACTAGATATCCTCTCTAGGAGTATGAATGATGATGTGATTTcatgagaagagagaaaataaaaatcaatacaaagaTTTGTTTCTGGACTAGTTTGAGA includes:
- a CDS encoding YDG/SRA domain-containing protein (YDG/SRA domain-containing protein; CONTAINS InterPro DOMAIN/s: SRA-YDG (InterPro:IPR003105); BEST Arabidopsis thaliana protein match is: YDG/SRA domain-containing protein (TAIR:AT5G47150.1); Has 1807 Blast hits to 1807 proteins in 277 species: Archae - 0; Bacteria - 0; Metazoa - 736; Fungi - 347; Plants - 385; Viruses - 0; Other Eukaryotes - 339 (source: NCBI BLink).) codes for the protein MMMTQRISPSNKRRRVSFVRDFPQFSVKDESDIGGDDVATIKENLDGKEDSNCVGVAYRDHHRPKEESFDSIMKKAGFNVANGNLGNGKFPPSKRNVPLPCEGKVQPLSVEEGIKLMAYESQRRRCFGKPLVSTKVVQKHRYSPAKKKLSNATALRVRHSPMKKLSNASRLRANAHRPTQHKDERRSGVLSVIQRNRLSKDLTPRQKVQEVLRIFTLVFDELDRNKAARRGGSETAKSRIDYQTWTILREMGMQVNSQKRIGSVPGIKVGDKIQFKAALSVIGLHFGIMSGIDYMYKGNKEVATSIVSSEGNDYGDRFINDVMIYCGQGGNMRSKDHKAIKDQKLVGGNLALANSIKEKTPVRVIRGERRLDNRGKDYVYDGLYRVEKYWEERGPQGNILFKFKLRRTCQPYVDF
- a CDS encoding uncharacterized protein (unknown protein; BEST Arabidopsis thaliana protein match is: unknown protein (TAIR:AT1G01130.1); Has 1807 Blast hits to 1807 proteins in 277 species: Archae - 0; Bacteria - 0; Metazoa - 736; Fungi - 347; Plants - 385; Viruses - 0; Other Eukaryotes - 339 (source: NCBI BLink).) yields the protein MEKRSDTESSEILEDWHLSPPVNPEEGIVMVSVPTSPESDDARLNPPKEIETRVSDKKLGSTSTVAGEAAARRVLPPWMEPSYEWGGGKWKEDGRKKKKEKEKEEIIPFKEIIEALLRNSGDKVKEDKDKVDKSQSCVEILKSMGFKFPS